TTTAATTTCTATTTCCTCCAATTCATGATTTGGATGTTGAATTGGTCTAGAAATTAATTTACTAAGATTTATCCCCTTAATTTCTAATTCTAATAATATATTATCCTCTGAAGCCTCCTTAAAATATTTTTTAATTCAATCTATTGCCTCTATTAATTTTTTATTTTCAATTTTATTAAAAATAATTTTTTTAAAAAATTTTGATTTTAATAATATTATTTCTATTATAATTAATTCTTCCTTATTAATAAAAATAGGTTCTGTACCCTTTCATTTTTGATTCCCTAATATTATAGAAGGTATATCTTGATTTAATAATTTTATTTTAATAACATGACAAAAAATTACCCCCATAATTTTACTATCATATTATTTTAATAAAAATTTTATTATTATCATTATTATATTAAATTCTATTATTGGAGCTATTGGAGGTTTAAATCAAACTTCTTTACGTAAATTAATAACTTTTTCATCTATTAATAATTTAAGTTGAATATTAATATCAATTATAATTAGTGAAAATTTATGAATTTTTTATTTATTTATTTATACTTTTATTATTAGAATAATATGTTTTTTTTTTCATATATTAAATTTATTTTATATTAATCAATTATTTTTTTTCAATATAAATTATATTCTTAAAATCTTTTTTTTTATAAATTTTTTATCTTTAGGTGGACTACCCCCTTTTATTGGATTTTTTCCTAAATGAATTGTTATTAATTTTTTATTAATAAATAATTATTTTTTTTTAACCTTTATTCTTATTATAATAAGTTTAATTTTATTATTTTTTTATATTCGAATCACTTATTCATCTTTTATATTTAATTATATAAAACTTAAATGAATAAATTTTTTTTTTAAAAATAATTTTTTATATTTAATTAATTTTTTATCTTTTTTTTCTTTAATAGGAATAATTATTAGAACTTTAATTTTTATATAATTTATAAAGGCTTATATAATTTATATAAGGTTTTAAGTTAATAAAACTAATAATCTTCAAAATTATAAATAAAGATATTTCTTTAAGCCTTAATAAATTATATTTATTCCTTAAAATTTGCAATTTTATATCATTATATGAATATAAGACTTTAATAAAAGAGAAATTTCTCGTTAATAAATTTACAATTTATCGCTTAATAACTCAGCCATTTTATTTTAGCGAAAATGACTTTTTTCTACAAATCATAAAGATATTGGAACTTTATATTTTATTTTTGGAATTTGAGCCGGAATAATTGGAACATCTTTAAGATTATTAATTCGAGCAGAATTAGGAACTCCTGGATCTTTAATTGGAGATGATCAAATTTATAATACTATTGTTACTAGTCATGCTTTTATTATAATTTTTTTTATAGTTATACCAATTATAATTGGAGGGTTTGGAAATTGATTAGTTCCTTTAATATTAGGAGCCCCTGATATAGCTTTCCCCCGATTAAATAATATAAGATTTTGACTTTTACCCCCTTCTTTAACTCTTTTAATTTCAAGAAGTATTGTAGAAAATGGGGCAGGAACTGGGTGAACAGTTTATCCCCCCCTTTCATCT
The genomic region above belongs to Plodia interpunctella mitochondrion, complete genome and contains:
- the ND2 gene encoding NADH dehydrogenase subunit 2; protein product: MLFIFNSNKMFFLFILFFSTLISISSNSWFGCWIGLEINLLSFIPLISNSNNMLSSEASLKYFLIQSIASINFLFSILLKMIFLKNFDFNNIISIMINSSLLMKMGSVPFHFWFPNIMEGMSWFNNFILMTWQKITPMILLSYYFNKNFIIIIIMLNSIIGAIGGLNQTSLRKLMTFSSINNLSWMLMSIMISENLWIFYLFIYTFIISMMCFFFHMLNLFYINQLFFFNMNYILKIFFFMNFLSLGGLPPFIGFFPKWIVINFLLMNNYFFLTFILIMMSLILLFFYIRITYSSFMFNYMKLKWMNFFFKNNFLYLINFLSFFSLMGMIISTLIFM